The Novipirellula caenicola genome includes a region encoding these proteins:
- a CDS encoding formylglycine-generating enzyme family protein yields MKYLPTQFVKTSSLCLAFSLTFLGAAALADAPDNEKNASVVGIAKEKPSEGPAVKVDEGYMVPYTMTIPGTDLTIDMIPVPGGSFLLGSPEDEEDRGEAEGPQIKVNVDPMWVAKTEINWAQYKEFMSLYNVFKEFEREGIRPVDESNKADAITAPTQLYEPSFTYEYGERPEQAAVTMTQYAAQQFTKWLSRITGEQYRLPTEAEWEYAARGGKATAFSWGDSADDIDDYAWYYDNADEGQEAVGTKKPNPFGLHDMHGNVAEWTVNQYTEDGYESFADKAPINATEVVKWPETSSPCVVRGGSWEMDPEELRSAARLASDDVEWKDSDPNFPKSPWWLTDYPSRGIGFRLFRSYKPLDKETIAKFWDSTSGEVQLDVESRVMEGRGGYGLVDEKLPEVIKAMKENQ; encoded by the coding sequence ATGAAATACCTACCGACTCAATTCGTCAAAACCAGCTCGCTTTGCTTGGCTTTTTCGCTCACGTTTCTCGGGGCCGCCGCCTTGGCAGACGCTCCGGATAACGAGAAAAACGCCTCGGTCGTTGGAATCGCAAAAGAAAAGCCAAGTGAAGGCCCTGCGGTCAAAGTGGATGAGGGATACATGGTCCCCTACACCATGACGATCCCGGGTACGGATCTGACGATCGACATGATCCCCGTCCCCGGTGGATCGTTCCTGTTGGGCAGCCCCGAGGACGAAGAGGATCGTGGCGAAGCCGAGGGTCCTCAGATCAAAGTCAACGTCGACCCGATGTGGGTGGCCAAAACCGAGATCAATTGGGCTCAGTACAAAGAATTCATGTCGCTGTACAACGTGTTCAAGGAATTCGAGCGTGAAGGGATTCGCCCGGTCGACGAATCGAACAAAGCCGATGCGATCACCGCACCGACGCAGCTTTACGAACCGAGCTTTACCTACGAATATGGCGAGCGTCCTGAGCAAGCGGCCGTCACGATGACCCAGTACGCGGCTCAGCAGTTCACCAAATGGCTCAGCCGCATTACCGGCGAGCAATACCGATTGCCCACCGAAGCCGAATGGGAATACGCCGCTCGCGGTGGCAAAGCGACCGCGTTCAGCTGGGGTGATTCCGCCGACGACATCGACGATTACGCGTGGTATTACGACAACGCCGACGAGGGCCAAGAGGCCGTCGGAACCAAGAAACCGAATCCCTTCGGACTGCACGACATGCACGGCAATGTGGCCGAGTGGACCGTCAATCAGTACACCGAGGACGGCTACGAATCGTTTGCCGACAAAGCACCGATCAACGCCACCGAAGTGGTGAAATGGCCCGAAACCTCGTCGCCATGTGTTGTCCGTGGTGGCAGCTGGGAAATGGACCCCGAAGAACTTCGCAGCGCCGCTCGTTTGGCGTCGGATGACGTCGAATGGAAGGATTCGGATCCCAATTTCCCGAAGAGCCCATGGTGGTTGACCGACTATCCGTCGCGAGGCATCGGTTTCCGTCTGTTCCGATCCTACAAACCGCTGGACAAAGAAACGATTGCCAAGTTCTGGGATTCCACCTCGGGCGAAGTCCAATTGGACGTCGAATCGCGAGTGATGGAAGGTCGCGGCGGCTACGGTTTGGTCGACGAAAAGCTTCCCGAAGTCATCAAAGCGATGAAAGAGAATCAATAA
- a CDS encoding S1C family serine protease, with protein sequence MLRMKVPSTLKTADDNEAANETAICPIDSEATSTLNQTATLNQTGPLNQTGTLKPTESTKLADTAKPADAKQADRKSLRHPDPILQSLMLLATMALMLAAARFAVPQIVEEIRYSWHRGALRAEYDQGTEGLKNVSLDTLSEAYQMVTAAVGPSVVHIEVKRRPVEAIASAASFRRSDALTTSDQGSGVIVDKEGYIVTNRHVIADGEDVMVTLSDGRRTAAVVVGADPLTDLAVLKVNADKLMPIQWGDSDRCRVGSPVWAVGSPFGLDRTVTFGILSGKHRLVRASTQYQDFMQSDVAVNPGNSGGPLVDARGTLIGINTAIVGDTYQGVSFSIPSNVVHQIYERLKASGRVERGWLGVGLADVADHELIGDDARVRGAMISGLADEESPAAVAGLRKGDLILRVNNKPVTDRGHLMRIIGDSMADTVVNVEIYRENKKQIVPVRLGSRPDFEPF encoded by the coding sequence ATGCTGAGAATGAAAGTGCCGTCGACGCTAAAGACCGCAGACGACAACGAAGCCGCGAACGAGACAGCGATTTGCCCGATTGATTCCGAAGCAACCAGTACCCTCAATCAAACTGCCACCCTCAATCAAACTGGCCCCCTGAACCAAACCGGCACGCTGAAGCCGACTGAATCTACGAAGCTGGCCGACACCGCAAAGCCGGCCGATGCGAAGCAAGCCGATCGCAAATCGCTACGGCATCCCGATCCGATCCTGCAGAGCTTGATGCTGTTGGCGACGATGGCGTTGATGTTGGCGGCCGCGCGTTTCGCTGTCCCGCAAATTGTCGAAGAGATCCGTTACTCATGGCACCGAGGGGCATTGCGAGCCGAGTATGACCAAGGCACCGAGGGGCTGAAAAACGTGTCGCTGGACACGCTCAGCGAGGCGTATCAGATGGTGACCGCCGCGGTCGGCCCCAGCGTGGTGCACATCGAAGTCAAACGTCGGCCGGTCGAAGCGATTGCGTCGGCGGCAAGTTTCCGCCGTTCCGATGCCTTGACGACGTCCGACCAAGGCAGCGGCGTGATCGTGGACAAGGAAGGCTACATTGTCACCAATCGTCACGTGATCGCCGATGGCGAGGATGTGATGGTGACGCTCAGCGATGGCCGACGCACCGCAGCGGTGGTGGTCGGGGCTGATCCGCTTACCGACTTGGCCGTCTTGAAAGTCAACGCCGACAAACTGATGCCGATCCAGTGGGGAGACAGCGACCGCTGCCGCGTGGGTTCACCGGTGTGGGCCGTCGGCAGCCCCTTCGGACTCGACCGCACGGTCACCTTCGGCATCCTCAGTGGCAAACATCGCTTGGTCCGTGCTAGCACCCAGTATCAAGACTTCATGCAAAGCGATGTCGCGGTCAATCCTGGCAACAGCGGTGGCCCGCTGGTGGACGCCCGCGGAACGCTGATCGGGATCAACACGGCGATTGTCGGTGACACCTATCAAGGAGTCAGCTTCTCGATCCCCAGCAATGTGGTCCATCAGATTTACGAGCGACTGAAGGCATCCGGCCGCGTCGAACGAGGCTGGCTGGGGGTCGGTTTGGCCGATGTAGCCGACCATGAATTGATCGGTGACGACGCTCGAGTCCGCGGCGCGATGATTTCGGGGTTGGCCGACGAAGAATCGCCGGCAGCGGTAGCAGGTTTACGCAAAGGCGATTTGATCCTCCGCGTGAACAACAAACCGGTCACCGACCGCGGACATTTGATGCGAATCATTGGCGATTCGATGGCTGACACCGTCGTCAACGTGGAAATCTATCGCGAGAATAAAAAACAAATCGTCCCCGTCCGACTGGGCAGTCGCCCTGATTTCGAACCGTTTTAA